The following coding sequences are from one Panicum hallii strain FIL2 chromosome 5, PHallii_v3.1, whole genome shotgun sequence window:
- the LOC112894272 gene encoding mediator-associated protein 2: MVKAAARVRYEPGPAFEEVKEEPMLDISPTDSTEFWLIQWPKDQLDASDFHGKELSLKLNEDGNLGNLESSSGKSYELVSYAAQQPDATVFQPSGSEIKPVGKISRRVCLVRYPEPEELVKPNFGGLTPSSKISAGSSRKTKSRFTSASKNRSSQGSARSLGQWSAEPTPKHKQKRNYESSLGHSNMSGKVSQGSQAPGAQSNTTSEMPQSSSEKSKKKKKVKIVE, encoded by the exons ATGGTGAAGGCAGCAGCAAGGGTTCG CTATGAGCCTGGACCAGCTTTTGAGGAGGTCAAAGAAGAACCCATGCTTGACATATCGCCAACAGACTCAACAGAGTTTTGGCTAATACAGTGGCCTAAAGATCAG TTAGATGCTTCTGATTTCCATGGTAAAGAGCTTTCTCTTAAGCTGAACGAGGATGGAAACTTGGGCAATTTGGAGAGTTCCTCAG GGAAATCTTATGAGCTTGTCAGCTATGCAGCCCAGCAGCCAGATGCAACTGTCTTTCAACCGTCAGGATCAGAAATAAAACCTG TGGGGAAGATATCACGGCGAGTTTGCTTAGTTCGTTATCCCGAACCTGAGGAATTAGTTAAACCAAATTTTGGGGGTCTTACTCCTAGCAGTAAGATATCTGCAG GTTCTTCTAGGAAGACTAAGTCTCGGTTCACTAGCGCATCAAAGAACCGGAGCAGCCAAGGCTCGGCCCGTTCACTGGGCCAATGGAGCGCAGAGCCAACTCCCAAACACAAGCAGAAGAGAAATTATGAAAGCAGCCTGGGGCACTCAAACATGTCAGGCAAGGTGTCCCAAGGATCTCAGGCACCTGGCGCGCAGAGCAACACGACTTCGGAGATGCCACAGTCTTCATCGGAGAAatcaaagaagaaaaagaaggtTAAGATCGTGGAGTAG
- the LOC112892754 gene encoding probable FAD synthase has translation MEIERAVRGSGDARLHAKYDAAVHTIRRALALYPFEELAFSFNGGKDSTVLLHLLRAGYYLHKATSSGHVDITVHHAVQNCPMRTIYFEDPNTFPEIDWFTYETAATYGLPLETIRTDYKSGIEALLKEKPTKAIFLGTRNGDPNAVGQQQFSPSSPDWPPFMRVNPILDWSYSDVWSFLLTCKVKYCSLYDQGYTSIGSIHNTVPNELLRDGSGGYKPAYKLSDGGLERAGRAKKAGKKNASVNGRNNNEPGQRSRL, from the exons ATGGAGATCGAGCGGGCGGtgcgcggcagcggcgacgCCCGGCTGCACGCCAAGTACGACGCCGCCGTCCACACCATCCGCCGCGCTTTGGCGCTGTACCC GTTTGAGGAACTCGCTTTCAGCTTCAACGGCGGGAAAGATTCAACC GTGCTGCTGCATCTGCTTCGGGCTGGCTACTATCTGCACAAGGCAACAAGTTCAGGCCATGTGGACATAACCGTCCATCATGCCGTTCAAAACTGCCCGATGCGGACCATCTACTTCGAGGACCCTAACACCTTTCCTGAAATCGACTGGTTCACGTACGAGACCGCGGCGAC TTACGGCTTGCCACTGGAAACTATTAGGACAGATTATAAATCTGGGATTGAAGCCCTGCTTAAGGAGAAGCCCACCAAAGCAATCTTCCTTGGCACTAGAAACGGTGATCCGAATGCG GTTGGTCAACAACAGTTCTCCCCTAGCTCACCTGACTGGCCTCCTTTCATGAGGGTGAACCCTATCTTGGATTGGTCCTACAG CGATGTTTGGTCTTTCCTATTAACCTGCAAGGTCAAATACTGCAGCCTCTATGATCAAGG GTACACTTCAATTGGCAGCATACATAACACTGTTCCAAACGAGCTTCTGCGTGATGGATCGGGCGGGTATAAACCGGCATACAAGTTGTCAGACGGGGGCCTTGAAAGGGCTGGTAGAGCAAAGAAGGCTGGGAAGAAAAATGCTTCAGTTAATGGCAGGAACAACAATGAACCAGGCCAGAGGAGTAGGCTGTAG